In Pseudoalteromonas carrageenovora IAM 12662, the following proteins share a genomic window:
- a CDS encoding fimbrial biogenesis chaperone: MFYKVVVLLALSVCTIGKSAHANLLISPTRISFDERQRTAKVTVINTGDKYQTYRVLWSEKQAQPTGGYIQLAEPTNESLSTMARLSPKQMRLAPGEKQTVKIAIRKPKNLVSGEYRSHLLFQALPGENTNKTSSIKVNMIMSYSIPILLRKDMQQPNVVIEQAQLVLNNSNKRPQFLLNINREGKFSSYGKLSAYFVDSNNEQVKIAEIGNLSIYPEVNNAFVTLSLFSDKNLDKTGKVIFKYEGSQEYKDLEFAQYTLPLTSQSLNVLTVNEAK; this comes from the coding sequence ATGTTTTATAAAGTTGTTGTGCTGCTTGCACTGAGTGTATGTACTATAGGGAAAAGTGCACATGCAAATTTACTTATTTCTCCAACTCGTATTAGTTTTGATGAGCGCCAAAGAACGGCTAAAGTTACCGTAATTAATACGGGCGATAAATATCAAACATATCGTGTTTTGTGGAGCGAAAAGCAAGCGCAGCCAACGGGTGGTTATATACAATTAGCAGAACCTACTAATGAGAGTTTAAGTACAATGGCGCGATTGTCACCAAAACAAATGCGTTTAGCCCCGGGTGAAAAGCAAACAGTAAAAATCGCAATACGTAAGCCTAAAAACTTAGTTTCTGGTGAGTACCGTTCTCACTTATTGTTTCAGGCCCTCCCAGGCGAAAATACTAATAAAACAAGCTCTATAAAAGTAAATATGATTATGAGTTATAGTATTCCCATTCTGTTACGTAAAGACATGCAACAGCCTAATGTAGTCATTGAACAAGCTCAATTAGTTTTAAATAACAGTAATAAACGCCCTCAGTTTTTGCTAAATATAAACCGAGAGGGTAAGTTTAGTAGCTACGGTAAATTAAGTGCTTACTTTGTTGATAGCAATAACGAGCAAGTTAAAATTGCAGAAATTGGCAATTTAAGTATTTATCCCGAAGTAAACAACGCGTTTGTAACGCTTAGCTTATTTAGTGATAAAAATTTAGATAAAACAGGCAAAGTTATTTTTAAATATGAAGGAAGTCAGGAGTATAAAGATCTTGAATTTGCACAATACACGCTTCCTTTAACATCACAATCACTTAATGTATTAACAGTGAATGAAGCTAAATAA
- a CDS encoding DUF4402 domain-containing protein produces MLKQIMRFLYASLLLIFSKSVYCDSIQQEPLNFGTLVIPQNNTLSSITINHEGETTTFGSIYVLAEGNPAELLFTGLPPLTQVSFNKTSDSTLQSEALGSNSAKFSVVLVDLPRTQASDEFGELLLKVGGRLITTGTSQGYLDGSFITDTQLEITIDY; encoded by the coding sequence GTGCTTAAGCAAATAATGCGCTTTTTGTATGCTTCGCTATTGCTGATTTTTAGTAAGTCGGTTTATTGCGATAGCATACAGCAAGAGCCTCTCAATTTTGGCACTTTAGTTATTCCTCAAAATAATACCTTAAGCTCTATAACTATTAATCATGAAGGTGAAACTACTACATTTGGTAGTATTTATGTTTTAGCAGAGGGGAACCCCGCAGAGCTTTTATTTACTGGCTTACCTCCTCTTACTCAAGTTTCGTTTAATAAAACAAGTGATTCAACATTGCAAAGCGAAGCACTAGGATCGAATAGTGCTAAGTTTTCGGTGGTCCTAGTGGATTTACCTAGAACGCAAGCTAGCGATGAGTTTGGAGAGCTTTTATTAAAAGTAGGTGGCCGTTTAATTACTACAGGGACAAGCCAAGGTTACTTAGATGGTAGTTTTATTACCGACACACAATTAGAAATTACGATTGATTACTAA
- a CDS encoding DUF4402 domain-containing protein: MKFYLSTLAVVTAASSFSSFAATESFEAKVTVQNAVVLTKDNDLSFGTIRAIADPTGAEQATLVVNPDPDASPVSTQSNPVSNTATISVIEDGEAAGFSVSDVVPNSILTITDPVNTLIVSSAGQGVNEPDFTVDSWTYFITSGTNAGALYTQGSPNLQAGADGAVSFNIGATLSTSSSVSSVDYPDGEYSGSFNIEVSY; the protein is encoded by the coding sequence ATGAAGTTTTATTTATCTACACTAGCTGTAGTTACAGCGGCCAGTTCGTTTAGCTCTTTTGCAGCAACAGAATCATTTGAAGCAAAAGTAACGGTACAAAATGCGGTTGTTCTTACAAAAGATAACGATTTAAGTTTTGGTACTATTCGTGCTATTGCAGATCCAACAGGCGCTGAACAAGCTACACTTGTGGTTAATCCAGACCCTGACGCAAGCCCTGTTTCTACACAGTCAAACCCCGTTAGTAATACTGCAACTATTTCAGTAATAGAGGATGGTGAGGCTGCTGGTTTTAGTGTGTCCGATGTAGTACCTAATTCTATTTTAACTATTACTGATCCGGTAAATACCTTAATAGTGTCTTCTGCAGGACAGGGGGTAAATGAGCCCGACTTTACTGTCGATTCTTGGACATATTTTATAACAAGTGGAACAAATGCGGGGGCGCTTTATACGCAGGGATCTCCTAACTTACAAGCAGGAGCTGACGGCGCTGTATCATTTAATATAGGCGCAACGTTGTCTACTTCGTCAAGTGTATCAAGTGTGGATTATCCTGATGGTGAGTATTCAGGTAGCTTCAATATTGAAGTGTCTTATTGA
- a CDS encoding SPOR domain-containing protein: MQQDSIAKLTAMEADLQLLIMALSSQSELSENPPLLTQNKPDITYSNEAVKPLEPTTVNSLSEAKLSTPQNLDLALIDESKVGAQLGWYLNPDFAIAKVTKLKAFYPNAFSQFSFAVFENKKSNITLYGLRVGPFKSNAEVSMFCYLVNQLDQACDIAAFIGKPI; this comes from the coding sequence ATGCAGCAAGATAGCATCGCCAAATTAACTGCTATGGAAGCGGATTTACAGCTGCTAATTATGGCGTTATCTTCTCAAAGCGAATTGAGTGAAAACCCTCCTTTATTAACCCAAAACAAACCTGATATTACTTATAGCAACGAAGCTGTAAAACCTCTTGAACCTACTACAGTTAATTCTCTTTCTGAGGCTAAATTATCTACCCCTCAGAATTTAGATCTAGCTTTAATAGATGAGTCTAAAGTAGGGGCTCAACTCGGTTGGTATTTAAATCCCGATTTTGCGATTGCGAAAGTTACAAAGCTTAAGGCGTTTTATCCTAATGCATTTTCTCAATTTAGTTTTGCAGTGTTTGAGAACAAAAAAAGCAATATTACGTTGTATGGGTTACGTGTAGGTCCGTTTAAAAGTAATGCTGAGGTAAGCATGTTTTGTTATTTAGTAAATCAATTAGATCAAGCGTGTGATATCGCTGCATTTATAGGAAAGCCAATATAA
- a CDS encoding SPOR domain-containing protein, translating into MFIHKKNNIGLLLSLLMLLFGTACSVTPEIKTSNTPQTNTPDYVSITALELAQLKDAAMQWQQARAGIERILKLEKEITYLVNHIDIINSKAIAQSNQGYSSKSVRSPRNTRSTQSRPRQVKQNYSNKKQAVKLNTPKHVFALQVASVDSQNGVAKAWKELNTKAAPLFRDKILTNVETAKINNKTFYRLKLGSYQNFKNAKADCDVFKLYKLDCIVSNYTDKPIKL; encoded by the coding sequence ATGTTTATACATAAAAAAAATAACATTGGGCTATTACTTAGCTTGCTGATGCTTTTATTTGGCACAGCATGCAGTGTTACGCCTGAAATAAAAACAAGCAACACACCGCAAACTAACACACCAGACTACGTATCTATTACAGCCCTAGAGCTTGCTCAGCTAAAAGATGCCGCCATGCAATGGCAACAAGCCCGAGCGGGTATTGAGCGCATTTTAAAATTAGAAAAAGAAATAACTTATTTAGTAAACCATATAGACATTATAAACAGCAAAGCTATAGCTCAGTCTAACCAAGGCTATAGCAGTAAGTCAGTACGCTCGCCACGCAATACCCGCAGTACGCAATCGCGCCCGCGACAGGTTAAGCAAAACTACAGCAATAAAAAGCAAGCTGTTAAATTAAATACACCTAAACATGTATTTGCATTACAGGTTGCCTCTGTTGATTCGCAAAACGGTGTAGCAAAGGCATGGAAAGAGCTAAATACCAAAGCAGCCCCATTATTTAGAGACAAAATACTGACAAATGTAGAAACCGCAAAAATAAATAACAAAACTTTTTACAGGCTGAAGCTAGGCTCTTACCAAAACTTTAAAAATGCAAAAGCTGACTGTGACGTATTTAAGCTATATAAGCTTGATTGCATAGTAAGTAATTACACAGATAAACCTATTAAGTTGTAA
- the galU gene encoding UTP--glucose-1-phosphate uridylyltransferase GalU: MKAVIPVAGLGTRMLPATKAIPKEMLPIVDRPLIQYVVNEAVAAGIKEIVLVTHSSKNSIENHFDTSFELEATLEKRVKRQLLAEVQAICPKDVTIIHVRQGEAKGLGHAINCAAPIIGNEPFVVILPDVIIDDVESDLKKDNLAEMIAHFEQTKHSQIMVESVPMDEVDKFGVVDLGDVDLQQGESSPITNMVEKPPVDQAPSNLAVVGRYVLSENIWPLLAKTPQGAGNEIQLTDAIAMLMEHEKVDAYAIKGRSHDCGSKIGYLKATIEFALRRDEFAGELKSFIKTLI; the protein is encoded by the coding sequence ATGAAAGCAGTGATCCCAGTAGCTGGACTAGGTACCCGTATGTTACCTGCCACAAAAGCAATCCCTAAAGAAATGCTACCAATAGTGGACCGTCCACTTATTCAATATGTAGTAAATGAAGCGGTTGCAGCAGGTATTAAAGAAATAGTACTTGTAACTCACTCAAGCAAAAATTCTATCGAAAACCATTTTGATACAAGCTTTGAACTAGAAGCCACATTAGAGAAACGTGTTAAGCGGCAATTACTTGCCGAAGTGCAGGCTATTTGCCCTAAAGACGTCACTATTATTCACGTACGCCAAGGTGAAGCTAAAGGCCTAGGCCACGCAATTAACTGTGCGGCGCCAATTATTGGTAACGAACCGTTTGTTGTAATTTTGCCAGATGTAATTATTGATGACGTAGAAAGCGATCTAAAAAAAGACAACCTAGCTGAAATGATTGCTCATTTTGAGCAAACAAAACACAGCCAAATAATGGTTGAATCAGTGCCAATGGATGAAGTAGATAAGTTTGGTGTGGTTGATTTAGGCGATGTTGACTTACAGCAAGGTGAAAGCTCACCCATTACAAACATGGTAGAAAAACCGCCTGTTGATCAAGCTCCTTCTAACTTAGCTGTAGTAGGGCGTTATGTATTAAGTGAAAATATTTGGCCATTACTTGCTAAAACACCTCAAGGTGCAGGCAACGAAATTCAGCTAACAGATGCCATTGCAATGCTAATGGAGCATGAAAAAGTTGATGCTTATGCAATTAAAGGCCGTAGTCACGATTGTGGTAGTAAAATAGGTTACTTAAAAGCAACGATTGAATTTGCACTACGCCGTGATGAATTTGCAGGTGAACTCAAATCATTTATTAAAACACTAATTTAA
- a CDS encoding thymidylate synthase → MKQYLELCQRIVDEGQWVENKRTGTRCLTVINADLEYDVANNKFPMITTRKSYYKAAIAELLGYLRGYDSAEQFRDIGCKTWDANANDNGAWLNNPNRKGEDDMGRVYGVQGRGWQRPDGSTLDQLAKVINNLKNGIDDRGEIVTFYNPGEFELGCLRPCMHTHTFSLLGDTLYLTSYQRSCDVPLGLNFNQIQCFVLLALVAQITGHKAGKAYHKIANAHIYENQLELMRDVQLKREPFESPKLAINPKIKTLEDIETWVTRDDFEVTGYQSHEPIQYPFSV, encoded by the coding sequence ATGAAACAATATTTAGAATTATGTCAGCGTATTGTTGACGAAGGCCAGTGGGTAGAAAATAAGCGTACAGGTACGCGTTGTTTAACGGTTATAAACGCTGACTTAGAGTACGACGTAGCGAATAATAAGTTTCCTATGATCACCACGCGAAAAAGCTACTATAAAGCAGCGATTGCTGAGTTATTAGGGTATTTACGTGGTTACGATAGTGCAGAGCAGTTTCGTGATATTGGCTGTAAAACCTGGGATGCAAATGCTAACGACAACGGCGCATGGCTTAATAACCCCAACCGTAAAGGTGAAGACGACATGGGCCGCGTCTACGGCGTGCAAGGCCGCGGATGGCAGCGACCAGATGGTTCAACGCTCGATCAGCTTGCTAAAGTTATTAATAACTTAAAAAATGGTATTGATGATAGAGGGGAAATCGTTACTTTTTATAATCCCGGCGAATTTGAGCTTGGTTGTTTGCGCCCATGTATGCACACGCATACTTTTTCACTGCTTGGTGACACGCTATATTTAACATCGTATCAGCGCAGCTGTGATGTGCCACTGGGGCTTAATTTCAATCAAATTCAGTGTTTTGTTTTACTTGCATTGGTAGCTCAAATTACAGGGCATAAAGCAGGTAAGGCGTATCATAAAATTGCTAATGCCCATATTTACGAAAACCAACTAGAACTAATGCGAGACGTGCAATTAAAGCGCGAACCGTTCGAATCGCCTAAACTAGCAATTAACCCAAAAATAAAGACGTTAGAAGATATAGAAACGTGGGTAACGCGTGACGACTTTGAAGTCACGGGGTATCAAAGCCACGAACCGATTCAGTATCCATTTTCAGTATAA
- the lgt gene encoding prolipoprotein diacylglyceryl transferase, translated as MALEFPQIDPIIFSVGPLSVRWYGLMYLIGFAFAMWFTNRQAAKPNSGWTKDQVSDLLFYGMLGVILGGRIGYVLFYQFSYFIENPLYLFRIDQGGMSFHGGTLGVITAVAIFSWTRKKSLLQVGDFVAPLVPVGLLAGRIGNFINGELWGRVTDVPWAMVFPTGGPLARHPSQLYEAFFEGLVLFLILQWFIKKPRPAGSVAGVFLLGYGVFRFCIEYFRQPDAQLGLFADFISMGQILSLPMIVGGLGLLIWAYKQPQQVKTAKA; from the coding sequence ATGGCACTTGAGTTTCCTCAAATTGATCCAATAATTTTTTCTGTTGGGCCGCTAAGCGTACGTTGGTACGGGTTAATGTATTTAATTGGTTTTGCGTTTGCGATGTGGTTCACTAATCGCCAAGCTGCAAAACCTAATTCAGGTTGGACAAAAGATCAGGTAAGCGACTTACTATTTTATGGCATGCTAGGGGTAATTCTTGGTGGGCGTATTGGTTATGTATTGTTTTATCAGTTTAGTTACTTTATAGAAAACCCGCTTTATTTATTTAGAATAGATCAAGGTGGTATGTCTTTTCATGGCGGCACGTTGGGAGTTATAACAGCTGTAGCCATTTTCTCGTGGACACGCAAAAAATCATTGCTTCAAGTTGGCGATTTTGTTGCTCCGCTTGTCCCTGTTGGTTTATTAGCTGGAAGAATAGGTAACTTTATTAATGGCGAGCTGTGGGGGCGAGTGACCGATGTGCCTTGGGCTATGGTATTTCCTACAGGCGGGCCACTTGCGCGTCATCCATCACAATTATATGAAGCATTTTTTGAAGGCCTAGTACTCTTTTTAATCCTGCAATGGTTTATTAAAAAACCGCGTCCAGCGGGTAGTGTAGCGGGTGTATTTTTACTAGGTTATGGTGTATTTAGATTCTGCATTGAATACTTCCGTCAACCAGATGCGCAACTAGGGCTGTTTGCTGACTTTATTTCGATGGGTCAAATATTATCACTTCCAATGATTGTGGGCGGTTTAGGTTTATTAATTTGGGCATACAAACAACCACAACAAGTTAAAACAGCTAAGGCATAA
- a CDS encoding sulfite exporter TauE/SafE family protein, protein MYDLGLLVASCALLGCVVGFLAGLLGIGGGLIIVPVLSTLLLSFDVTSPSHVLVVAIATSLASILFTSTSSALAHHKNDNVPWEIAPWVMSGVALGALISGFAASLIPEQILRTVFAISVVFIAARMVLSTRKKAVVEQPLPAGPILGAISALMGGLSGLIGIGGGALIVPMLNYFSVDIKKAIGCAAACGIVIALFGSIGYISAGWQVTDLEHGFAGFVYLPVLFGIVITSWFVAPIGAKATHYLPVNTIKKVFAVLLVVIALKMVFS, encoded by the coding sequence ATGTATGACTTAGGGCTGTTAGTGGCAAGCTGCGCACTACTAGGCTGCGTTGTCGGTTTTTTAGCAGGATTGTTAGGTATTGGTGGCGGTTTAATTATTGTCCCTGTGCTTAGTACGTTACTGTTATCGTTTGACGTTACATCTCCAAGCCACGTTCTAGTGGTTGCTATTGCAACCTCACTAGCTTCTATTTTATTTACTTCAACCTCTTCAGCGTTAGCTCATCATAAAAATGATAATGTGCCGTGGGAAATAGCTCCTTGGGTTATGTCAGGCGTTGCGTTAGGGGCATTAATTAGTGGCTTTGCCGCAAGTCTCATTCCTGAGCAAATTTTACGAACTGTGTTTGCTATCAGCGTCGTGTTTATTGCTGCGAGGATGGTGTTGTCGACCCGCAAAAAAGCAGTCGTGGAGCAGCCTTTACCAGCAGGCCCTATTTTGGGAGCTATATCGGCTCTAATGGGTGGCTTATCTGGTTTAATTGGTATTGGTGGTGGGGCGCTTATTGTTCCAATGCTTAATTATTTTTCGGTAGATATAAAAAAAGCCATAGGTTGCGCTGCTGCTTGCGGCATTGTTATCGCCTTATTTGGTTCTATTGGGTATATTAGTGCAGGTTGGCAAGTTACCGATTTAGAACATGGTTTTGCAGGGTTTGTTTATTTACCTGTGTTATTTGGGATTGTTATTACATCATGGTTTGTTGCGCCTATAGGCGCTAAAGCAACTCATTATTTACCTGTTAATACAATAAAGAAAGTTTTCGCGGTATTGCTTGTTGTTATCGCACTTAAAATGGTTTTTAGCTAA